A single window of Nicotiana sylvestris chromosome 3, ASM39365v2, whole genome shotgun sequence DNA harbors:
- the LOC138887496 gene encoding uncharacterized protein — protein sequence MTGIPPEVMTHKLNEDPSYPPVKQKKRKQGTFKNQDHFEWIEECQQALRNLKLYLSNPPLLAKPKAGEKLLLYLAISEVAVSVGLVREEHGRLAKWAIELSEYEIAYQPRTAIKSQVLVDFVANFSQGIQLEAEKKLQVFTGANPGTWTLFTDGSSNVRGACLGIVLVPPTGETIRQAIKCHSITNNEAEYEGMIADLELARELGINQIIIKSDSQLVVNQMLGTYTAREAWMQQYLEKVWELVKQFEDWKIRQIPRDENREADALANLPSAADVENDTNASVIHLFHSVLDPHTNEVNFNNLTWDWRNEIVVFLQYGTVPDDKKKAYALRRQATRYCLKQGNLYRKMFGGPLARCLGPSQTEYVMREIHEGHWGNHAGGRSLVRTLIRAGYYWPKMEEEAEHFIAKWDKCQRYDNNMHRHVELLHPVISLWPFMKWGMNIVGPLLQAKGRITSTPYHPVGNGQAESTNKVIINNLKKRLEESKGNWPEVLPGVLWAYRTTAKTSTGETPFSLVYGAEALIPVEIGEPSTGFTQATQESNEEEMRVNLDLLEGRREVALIRMAAQKQVIE from the exons atgacaggaataccaccggaggtgatgactcataaactaaatgaagatccgtcATATCCTCctgtgaagcaaaagaaaagaaagcagggaactttcaagaatcag gatcattttgaatggattgaggaatgtcaacaagcacttaggaatttgaaactgtacttatcaaatccgcctctgttggcaaaaccaaaggctggggaaaagcTACTCCTATACCTTGCTATTTCGGAGGTGGCAGTAAGTGTTGGTCTTGTACGAGAAGAGCATG gtaggttagctaagtgggcaatagagttaagtgaatacgaaattgcataccaacctagaactgctataaaatcgcAAGTATTAGTTGATTTCGTGGCTAATTTTAGTCAGGGAATacagttagaagcagaaaaaaaatTACAGGTGTTCACTGGAGCcaacccaggaacttggactttattcactgatggctcatctaacgTGAGAGGAGCATGTTTGGGGATtgtattggtaccacctacgggtgaaaccattcggcaagctattaaatgtcattccataactaacaatgaggcagaatatgaggGTATGATTGCAGATTTAGAACTGGCACGGGAACTTGgtataaatcagattataatcaagagtgattcacaactcgtagttaatcaaatgctggggacttatacagccagggaagcatGGATGCAGCAGTATTTAGAAAAGGTATGGGAATTAGTAAAACAATTTGAAGATTGGAAGATTAGACAAATACCCAGGGACGAAAATCGTGAagcagacgccctagctaatctcccATCTGCGGCTGACGTGGAAAACGATACAAATGCCTCagtgatacatttatttcattcagttcttgatcctcatacgaacgaggtaaattttaataacttaacctgggattggaggaacgaaattgttgtttttttgcagtatggaaccgtccctGATGACAAGAAAAAGGCCTATGCGCTTCGAAGGCAGGCCActcggtactgcttaaaacaaggcaatctatatcgtaaaatgtttggtggacccttagcaagatgccttggaccttcgcaaacagagtatgtaatgagagaaatacacgagggtcaTTGGGGGAATCACGCGGGTGGAAGATCActagtaagaaccttaattagggcaggttattactggcctaaaatggaagaggagGCAGAACATTTCATAGCCAAATGGGATAAATGCCAGAGGTACgataacaatatgcatagacatGTGGAATTATTACATCCAGTCATTTCGctatggccatttatgaaatggggaatgaatATCGTAGGACCATTACTGCAAGCAAAAGGCAG gattacgtcaacaccctaccatccggtgggtaatgggcaggcagaatcaacgaacaaagtcattatcaacaacttaaaaaaacggctagaggaatcaaaaggaaacTGGCCTGAAGTattacctggagttttatgggcttatcgcacaactgcaaaaacaagtacaggtgAAACaccgttttcattggtttatggagctgaggctttaattccagttgagataggggaaccaagtacagGGTTCACACAGGCGACACAAGAGTCTAATGAGGAGGAGATGAGGGTCAATCTAGATTTACTCGAGGGGCGGAGAGAAGTTgctttaataagaatggcagcacagaagcaagtcatagaatga